Within Lactobacillus amylovorus DSM 20531, the genomic segment GGCAACGCTACCTCTGGTTTAGGAATTGAAAAATCAGAGATTGACCAGGACATTTACAATGTTTTAATTGATGAAGTTCCTATTCAAGATACAATTCATCATACTTCAACTCCTAAGTTGGACATGGTTCCAGCAACCATCAACTTATCAGGTGCTGAAACTGAACTTATCAGCATGATGGCACGTGAAACTCGCCTTAAGTCAGCACTTGATGCAGTTAGCGATAAGTATGATTTTGTCTTTATTGACTGTCCACCATCACTAGGTCAGCTTTCAATCAACGCTTTTACTGCATCAGACTCAATTTTGATTCCAGTACAAAGTGAATACTACGCTATGGAAGGTTTGAGCCAACTTTTGAATACCATTCGTTTGGTTCAAAAGCACTTCAATAAAGACCTTGGCGTTGAAGGCGTGCTTTTAACTATGCTGGATGCCAGAACTAACTTGGGTGCCGAAGTTGTTAAGGAAGTTCAATCATACTTTAGCAATAAGGTTTACAAGACAATTATTCCTAGAATTACCAAGTTGGCAGAAGCTCCAAGTTATGGCCAACCAATTACGGAATATGCTCCAAAGTCACGTGGTGCGAAGGTATATGATGATTTAGCAAAAGAGGTGTTGAAAGCTCATGGCAAGAGACTCAAGAAGTAAGGAGCCAAGAAAAAAGGGCGGCTTAGGTCGCGGGATTGAGGCTCTTTTTGAAGATGAACCTCAAATTGAGGAAGTTGAAGAAGTCAAAGAACTCGATTTAAGCGATATTCGTCCTAATCCATATCAGCCAAGAAAGCGATTTGACGATAAGAGCTTAAGAGAAT encodes:
- a CDS encoding ParA family protein, which translates into the protein MVNVISVANQKGGVGKTTTTINLAASIADRGYRVLIVDIDPQGNATSGLGIEKSEIDQDIYNVLIDEVPIQDTIHHTSTPKLDMVPATINLSGAETELISMMARETRLKSALDAVSDKYDFVFIDCPPSLGQLSINAFTASDSILIPVQSEYYAMEGLSQLLNTIRLVQKHFNKDLGVEGVLLTMLDARTNLGAEVVKEVQSYFSNKVYKTIIPRITKLAEAPSYGQPITEYAPKSRGAKVYDDLAKEVLKAHGKRLKK